A single genomic interval of Picosynechococcus sp. PCC 7003 harbors:
- a CDS encoding glycosyltransferase — protein MKVLHIIPSIAAVRGGPSKAVIEMVKSLQNANCEVTIATTNDNGETLLDVPLTELQEYQGVPVRFFTRFSPKISAIREFAFSASFTRWLWQNIDYYDLLHVHAIFSYTSTATMAIARLKNVPYIVRPLGQLCQWSLQQSQRKKQFYLRIIEQANLNQAKAIHFTTKAEYDEAQELGLKAPEVIIPHGLTIAPKVASASLQLRQWLHLPDDEPIVLFLSRIHPKKGLEILIQALARLVDQRFTFVIAGSGDPNHENEIHACLQQSGIGDRTRMLGFIEGEKKDLLLQGADLFALTSYSENFGVAVLEALAAGLPCVVTPGVALSVVVKQQDLGIVPEMDEAAIATAICTCLNQPDMTKKIGDRARQFIFENYTWDNIATNLVEIYNAIIQNQPLPHFHA, from the coding sequence TGATTGAAATGGTCAAAAGCCTCCAGAATGCAAATTGTGAAGTCACAATTGCGACCACCAACGATAACGGAGAAACATTGCTAGATGTGCCGTTAACAGAATTACAAGAATATCAAGGAGTTCCCGTCAGATTTTTTACGAGATTTTCTCCTAAGATTAGTGCGATTCGGGAATTCGCCTTTTCTGCCTCCTTTACCCGTTGGCTTTGGCAAAACATTGATTACTATGACCTGCTTCATGTCCATGCCATTTTTTCCTACACATCGACCGCTACCATGGCGATCGCCCGCTTGAAAAACGTGCCTTACATCGTTCGTCCTCTTGGGCAACTTTGCCAATGGTCACTCCAACAGAGCCAGCGCAAAAAACAGTTTTATTTAAGGATCATCGAACAAGCAAATCTGAATCAAGCTAAGGCGATTCACTTTACGACTAAGGCTGAATATGATGAAGCGCAAGAGTTAGGGCTAAAAGCACCGGAGGTTATTATTCCCCACGGTTTAACAATTGCCCCAAAGGTTGCCTCTGCTTCCCTTCAGCTTCGCCAATGGCTGCATTTACCTGATGATGAACCTATTGTTCTATTTTTGTCTCGGATTCATCCAAAGAAGGGCCTAGAAATTCTGATCCAGGCTCTAGCACGACTGGTAGATCAACGATTTACCTTTGTCATTGCTGGCAGTGGTGATCCCAATCATGAAAATGAAATTCATGCTTGTCTTCAACAGTCGGGAATCGGCGATCGCACTCGAATGCTGGGTTTCATCGAAGGAGAAAAAAAAGATCTACTCTTGCAAGGCGCTGATCTATTTGCCCTCACGTCTTACTCTGAAAACTTTGGCGTTGCCGTGCTAGAAGCCCTTGCCGCAGGACTTCCCTGTGTCGTTACACCTGGCGTTGCCCTCTCAGTAGTTGTTAAACAACAGGATCTTGGGATTGTTCCAGAGATGGACGAGGCGGCGATCGCCACTGCGATTTGTACCTGTTTAAATCAACCGGATATGACGAAGAAAATAGGCGATCGCGCGCGCCAGTTTATTTTTGAAAACTACACTTGGGACAACATTGCCACTAATTTAGTCGAGATATACAACGCCATTATCCAGAACCAACCCTTGCCCCATTTCCATGCTTGA
- a CDS encoding glycosyltransferase family 2 protein codes for MLESITPLILTYNEAPNIERTLQQLQWASRIVVIDSFSTDTTLDILNTYPPVETIQRKFDTHANQWNFGLEQVQSEWVLSLDADYVLTDALITELKTLSPSPEIDGYFVPFKYCVFGKPLRGTILPPRQALFRKTRSHYIDDGHTQLLVVKGQSKSLSNPIHHDDRKPLSRWLWAQERYMVLEVKKLQETPLSELSWGDRIRKRKILAPIIIFFYCLILKGGIFDGWHGWYYAFQRVFAETLLSLRLIEAELFDPSTTTQAPQKLD; via the coding sequence ATGCTTGAGTCAATCACACCACTGATCCTCACCTATAACGAAGCCCCAAATATCGAGCGCACCCTGCAACAGCTCCAGTGGGCCAGTCGCATCGTCGTCATTGATAGCTTTAGCACCGATACAACCCTCGACATTCTGAACACTTATCCGCCAGTCGAAACCATTCAGCGAAAGTTTGACACCCACGCTAACCAATGGAATTTTGGCCTTGAACAGGTCCAATCTGAATGGGTACTTTCCCTTGATGCCGATTATGTCCTAACCGATGCCCTCATTACTGAACTAAAAACCCTGTCTCCCTCCCCAGAGATTGACGGTTATTTTGTTCCCTTCAAATATTGCGTGTTTGGAAAACCATTGCGCGGAACCATTCTTCCCCCTCGTCAAGCCCTCTTTCGTAAAACACGGTCACATTACATTGACGATGGACATACCCAGCTTTTAGTGGTCAAAGGGCAATCTAAGTCCTTATCAAACCCCATTCATCACGATGATCGCAAACCGCTCAGCCGTTGGCTCTGGGCTCAGGAGCGCTATATGGTGCTCGAAGTTAAAAAGCTTCAGGAAACTCCTCTATCAGAATTGAGTTGGGGCGATCGCATTCGTAAGCGAAAAATCCTCGCGCCTATCATCATCTTCTTCTATTGCCTTATCCTTAAAGGCGGCATTTTCGACGGTTGGCACGGTTGGTACTATGCCTTTCAGCGCGTCTTTGCCGAAACCCTGCTCAGCCTACGCCTCATCGAAGCCGAACTGTTTGACCCATCTACGACGACTCAAGCCCCGCAAAAGCTAGACTAG
- a CDS encoding YdcF family protein, translated as MPLHPKIYRKLLVVFALMTLILLIGFIPVRLILAQIQSPTPQAILTLGGGLGREEFAANFAQQHPALDVWISSGIPAPQAKAIFQHAAIPENRIHLDYRAVDTVTNFTTLVKDFGDRQIQHVYLITSDFHMRRAQAIAFFVFGSRGIITTPVPIPSNQPNETLWHVSRDIGRSILWIITGRTGASLHSQLNSHNLEQITKSAKVTMEQW; from the coding sequence ATGCCTCTCCACCCAAAAATCTACCGCAAACTGTTGGTGGTCTTTGCCCTCATGACCCTAATTTTGCTCATTGGGTTCATTCCTGTCCGCTTAATTTTGGCACAGATTCAATCTCCAACACCCCAAGCCATCCTGACCCTTGGCGGCGGTTTAGGTCGGGAAGAATTTGCCGCTAACTTTGCCCAACAGCACCCAGCCTTAGACGTCTGGATCTCATCAGGCATTCCCGCGCCCCAAGCCAAAGCTATCTTCCAACATGCCGCTATTCCTGAAAATCGCATTCACCTCGATTATCGCGCTGTGGATACCGTCACCAACTTCACCACCCTCGTTAAAGACTTTGGCGATCGCCAGATCCAGCACGTTTACCTGATCACCTCGGACTTTCACATGCGTCGCGCCCAGGCGATCGCCTTCTTTGTTTTCGGCAGTCGCGGCATCATCACGACACCTGTCCCCATTCCCTCCAATCAGCCCAACGAAACCCTGTGGCATGTGTCCCGGGACATTGGGCGCTCAATCCTCTGGATCATCACCGGCCGCACCGGGGCCAGCCTGCATTCCCAGTTGAATTCTCACAACCTCGAACAAATAACTAAATCAGCAAAAGTTACAATGGAACAATGGTAA
- a CDS encoding putative colanic acid biosynthesis acetyltransferase has product MVIKKAIAFLFSSIVPAPPPPLISAVSFIHLDRYTTGGYTPGASFLRQLLWFFIGDVLVRTRLMPLSSFKVWVLRRFGATIGQGVRIKPGVRVKFPWRLTIGDHCWIGENTWFDNLAPITLADHVCISQEVYLCTGNHDWSDPTFKLITHSIHIEQGSWLGARSSIAPGVTIGEGAVLCLGSVAVRSLDPMTIYGGNPAIALKPRIIQMKGEDVQDP; this is encoded by the coding sequence ATGGTGATTAAAAAGGCGATCGCCTTTTTGTTTTCATCAATAGTCCCGGCACCACCCCCACCCTTAATTTCTGCTGTGAGTTTTATCCACCTCGACCGCTACACCACCGGAGGCTACACTCCCGGCGCCTCATTTCTGCGGCAACTCTTATGGTTTTTCATCGGTGACGTTTTGGTGCGAACTCGGTTAATGCCCCTATCCTCCTTTAAAGTTTGGGTATTGCGCCGCTTTGGTGCCACCATCGGTCAAGGGGTGCGCATTAAACCCGGCGTGCGCGTTAAATTTCCCTGGCGACTGACCATCGGTGACCATTGCTGGATCGGCGAAAACACTTGGTTTGATAATCTGGCGCCAATCACCCTTGCTGACCACGTTTGTATTTCTCAAGAGGTCTATCTCTGCACCGGCAACCACGATTGGAGCGACCCCACCTTTAAACTAATCACCCACTCTATCCACATTGAACAGGGTAGTTGGTTGGGGGCTCGGAGCAGCATTGCTCCCGGTGTCACCATCGGTGAAGGGGCTGTGCTTTGTCTAGGAAGCGTTGCGGTGCGATCGCTCGACCCGATGACTATCTATGGTGGCAATCCGGCGATCGCCCTCAAACCCCGCATCATTCAGATGAAAGGCGAAGACGTTCAAGATCCATGA
- the obgE gene encoding GTPase ObgE, giving the protein MQFIDHAEIEVIAGKGGDGIVAFRREKYVPAGGPAGGNGGWGGSVIFRAEENLQTLLDFRYARTFKAQDGERGGPNNCTGASGEDLIVDVPCGTVIYDRETDEEIGDLVFHGQTFCVAKGGKGGLGNKHFLSNKNRAPEYALPGLEGEIKQLRLELKLLAEVGIIGLPNAGKSTLISALSAARPKIGAYPFTTLIPNLGVVKRPTGDGTVFADIPGLIEGAHQGVGLGHEFLRHIERTKVLVHLVDLNAEDPIKNYETIQGELEAYGRGLPELPQIIALNKLDAGDREFADFITEELRQLTDDKILTISAVSRTGLEQLLQEIWDILDHLKELGRNEVAENLSHGS; this is encoded by the coding sequence ATGCAATTTATTGACCACGCTGAAATTGAAGTTATCGCCGGAAAAGGGGGAGATGGAATTGTTGCCTTTCGTCGCGAGAAATATGTGCCTGCCGGTGGGCCGGCGGGAGGTAATGGCGGCTGGGGTGGCTCGGTGATCTTCCGGGCAGAAGAAAACCTCCAAACCCTCCTCGATTTTCGCTATGCCCGTACCTTTAAAGCCCAGGACGGCGAACGGGGCGGCCCCAACAACTGCACTGGCGCTTCTGGGGAAGATCTGATTGTGGATGTGCCCTGTGGCACGGTGATTTACGACCGAGAAACCGACGAAGAAATTGGTGATTTAGTCTTCCATGGGCAAACCTTCTGCGTCGCCAAGGGCGGTAAGGGAGGACTAGGCAACAAACATTTTCTCAGTAATAAAAACCGCGCGCCAGAATATGCCCTCCCCGGCCTGGAAGGAGAAATCAAGCAACTACGTCTAGAACTAAAATTACTGGCGGAAGTGGGCATTATTGGCCTCCCCAATGCCGGGAAATCGACCTTGATCTCTGCGCTGTCAGCGGCCCGGCCTAAAATCGGTGCCTATCCGTTTACGACTCTAATCCCCAATTTAGGGGTGGTGAAACGACCGACGGGGGACGGTACGGTCTTTGCGGACATTCCGGGGTTAATTGAGGGGGCGCACCAAGGAGTGGGCTTGGGTCACGAGTTTTTGCGCCACATCGAGCGTACAAAGGTTTTGGTGCATCTCGTTGATCTCAATGCAGAAGATCCGATCAAAAATTACGAAACGATCCAGGGGGAATTAGAAGCCTATGGTCGCGGTTTGCCAGAACTTCCCCAGATCATTGCCCTCAATAAACTCGATGCCGGCGATCGCGAATTTGCTGATTTCATCACAGAAGAATTGCGGCAGCTGACCGACGACAAAATTCTGACCATTTCGGCGGTATCCCGAACAGGCTTGGAACAGTTACTACAGGAAATTTGGGACATTTTAGATCATCTCAAAGAGCTAGGCCGGAATGAAGTAGCGGAAAACCTCAGTCATGGATCTTGA
- a CDS encoding ABC transporter permease — protein MWNKTRSWQRFRRNRLAVLGGIVLGAIALLIFGLPLIYQTPIDGIDFARSALAPSWEHPFGTDDLGQDQLARVLFGGKVSLTVGLAAMAVAISLGSVIGAIAGFYGGWLDQLLMRLTDLFLSLPQLPVLLLVVYLFRESLRAIAGAEWGTFLLVVLVIGSLNWMAIARLVRAQCLTLKNREFVTAAQAMGANPLRTLRTHLLPNLVSLIAVAATLSVSNAIITESTLSFLGLGFPPDIPTWGRMLYDAQNFVTTAPHMALFPGLAIFLTVLSLNYLGDGLRDAFDPKSSSH, from the coding sequence ATGTGGAATAAGACGCGCAGTTGGCAACGGTTTCGCCGCAATCGTTTGGCAGTGCTTGGGGGGATCGTTCTGGGGGCGATCGCCTTACTCATTTTTGGTCTACCGCTGATTTATCAGACCCCCATCGATGGCATTGACTTTGCTAGAAGTGCCCTTGCGCCGAGTTGGGAGCATCCCTTTGGCACCGATGATCTCGGCCAGGATCAATTGGCGAGGGTGTTATTCGGAGGAAAGGTTTCCCTAACGGTCGGGCTGGCAGCGATGGCCGTAGCGATTAGTTTAGGCTCTGTCATCGGGGCGATCGCCGGCTTTTATGGTGGCTGGCTCGATCAACTGTTGATGCGCTTGACGGATCTGTTTTTGTCCCTCCCCCAACTCCCGGTGTTACTCCTGGTGGTCTATCTGTTTCGGGAATCCCTGCGGGCGATCGCCGGAGCAGAATGGGGCACCTTTCTCCTTGTGGTGCTGGTGATTGGGAGTCTGAATTGGATGGCGATCGCCCGGTTAGTCCGTGCCCAATGCTTAACCCTCAAAAACCGAGAATTTGTGACCGCCGCCCAGGCCATGGGGGCCAATCCCCTCCGCACCCTCAGGACACATCTTCTGCCGAATTTGGTCAGCCTTATTGCCGTCGCCGCCACCCTGTCCGTGAGCAATGCAATCATCACCGAATCGACCCTCAGTTTCCTCGGTTTAGGGTTTCCACCGGACATTCCAACTTGGGGACGGATGCTTTACGATGCCCAAAATTTCGTCACCACAGCCCCCCACATGGCGCTATTTCCTGGGTTAGCGATTTTTCTGACGGTGCTCAGTTTAAATTACCTTGGTGATGGCCTCCGGGATGCCTTTGATCCGAAAAGCTCCTCCCACTAA
- a CDS encoding TIGR02450 family Trp-rich protein codes for MAKKQKQRFPHLLGSKWTATQKTFGWRHFQVMNRRNEGKWVFAELVSSCDPDTRFWINAKQLKDQKLWEAGWKTLEEMNQPPEVPFWQD; via the coding sequence ATGGCGAAGAAACAAAAACAACGCTTTCCCCATCTCCTTGGGTCTAAATGGACTGCAACCCAAAAGACGTTTGGTTGGCGTCACTTTCAGGTGATGAACCGTCGCAATGAGGGGAAATGGGTGTTTGCCGAATTGGTTTCCTCCTGTGACCCTGACACCCGATTTTGGATCAATGCCAAACAACTAAAAGATCAAAAACTCTGGGAAGCGGGCTGGAAAACCCTCGAAGAGATGAATCAGCCCCCCGAAGTCCCATTTTGGCAAGATTAA
- a CDS encoding rod shape-determining protein, with protein MGLFSRFSFSRDMGIDLGTANTLVYVSGKGIVLQEPSVVAINKNNQEVLAVGLEAKRMLGRTPDNVIAIRPLRDGVIADFDTAEAMLKHFIKRVHDNRNPLIRPRMVIGIPSGVTGVERRAVEEAAKEAGASDVYLIDEPVAAAIGAGLPVSEPTGNMIIDIGGGTTEVAVLSLQGTVLSESVRVAGDELSDSIMLYMKKVHNLVIGERTAEDIKIQLGSAYPTDEEEPIMEVRGLHLLSGLPRTVTIKAPEIRESMSEPLSIIVEAVKRTLERIPPELAADIIDRGIMLAGGGALLKGLDTLISHETGIVTHVAANAESCVALGTGRVLENFKDKDMERVFKSHTRYE; from the coding sequence GTGGGTTTATTTAGTCGCTTTTCATTTTCACGGGACATGGGTATCGATCTCGGTACCGCCAATACCCTTGTATACGTCTCTGGTAAAGGGATTGTTCTCCAAGAGCCGTCTGTTGTGGCCATCAACAAAAATAACCAAGAAGTCCTGGCCGTTGGCCTAGAAGCAAAGCGAATGTTAGGGCGTACCCCCGACAATGTCATTGCCATTCGCCCTCTTCGGGATGGCGTGATTGCGGACTTTGACACCGCTGAGGCAATGCTGAAGCACTTTATTAAACGCGTCCACGATAACCGTAACCCCCTGATTCGTCCCCGGATGGTAATCGGGATCCCCAGTGGCGTTACGGGGGTAGAGCGGCGGGCCGTCGAAGAAGCGGCCAAAGAAGCTGGAGCCAGTGATGTCTATCTCATTGATGAACCCGTTGCCGCCGCCATTGGTGCGGGATTACCTGTTTCTGAACCCACCGGCAACATGATCATTGATATCGGTGGTGGTACCACAGAAGTGGCTGTTTTGAGCTTACAGGGCACTGTTTTGAGCGAATCAGTACGGGTTGCAGGGGATGAACTCAGCGACTCGATTATGCTCTATATGAAGAAAGTCCACAATTTGGTCATTGGGGAACGCACCGCCGAAGATATCAAAATTCAACTGGGGTCTGCTTATCCCACCGATGAAGAAGAGCCGATCATGGAAGTGCGCGGCTTACATTTACTTTCCGGCTTACCCCGCACCGTCACCATCAAGGCCCCTGAAATCCGTGAGAGCATGTCCGAACCGCTCTCGATCATTGTTGAAGCCGTGAAGCGCACCCTTGAGCGGATTCCGCCGGAATTAGCCGCTGATATTATTGACCGGGGGATTATGCTCGCCGGTGGTGGTGCCCTACTAAAGGGACTCGATACCCTAATCAGTCACGAAACGGGCATTGTTACCCATGTGGCGGCAAATGCCGAAAGCTGTGTTGCTTTAGGCACAGGCCGTGTGTTGGAAAACTTCAAAGATAAGGATATGGAGCGGGTATTTAAGAGCCATACTCGTTACGAATAG
- the mreC gene encoding rod shape-determining protein MreC, with product MLMFRRWWQRYGMTLVFIGVGLSAALFLRQTQGSAIQEFYGLFFRRQGNLTAAETEILLQNSKLRELQNRVEELEAQNQQLQDLLDYRQTLQTEAIAAPVIGRSADAWWQQIIIGQGSQAGIKIGDTVTGIGGLVGRVVQVTPHSSRVALVSDLNQQVGVMLSRSRFQGYLRGQNDPQQAQMVFYEKVPDVKVGDMVTTSNLSTLYAPGLPIGRIAAIDFNAGPAPIATVELTVPLGSLEWVLVAPFEPKPLNFELQPEQDVSQTP from the coding sequence ATGTTAATGTTCCGCCGTTGGTGGCAACGCTATGGGATGACCTTGGTTTTTATCGGGGTTGGCCTTTCGGCTGCTTTATTTTTGCGCCAGACCCAGGGGAGCGCAATTCAAGAATTTTATGGGCTTTTCTTCCGGCGTCAAGGCAATCTCACTGCCGCTGAAACGGAAATTTTGCTCCAGAATAGTAAGCTGCGGGAACTGCAAAATCGGGTCGAGGAACTCGAAGCCCAGAACCAACAGCTACAAGATTTATTGGATTATCGCCAGACGCTCCAAACAGAGGCGATCGCCGCCCCAGTGATTGGTCGCAGTGCCGATGCTTGGTGGCAGCAGATTATCATCGGTCAGGGAAGTCAAGCCGGGATCAAAATTGGGGACACCGTGACCGGCATCGGTGGGTTGGTGGGCAGAGTGGTGCAAGTTACCCCCCATAGTAGTCGCGTCGCGCTAGTCAGTGATCTCAACCAACAAGTCGGTGTGATGTTGTCCCGGAGCCGTTTCCAAGGCTATCTCCGGGGCCAGAACGATCCCCAACAGGCCCAGATGGTTTTCTATGAGAAAGTACCGGATGTCAAGGTAGGGGATATGGTCACCACTTCAAATCTCAGTACCCTCTACGCGCCGGGTCTCCCCATTGGTCGCATTGCGGCAATTGATTTCAATGCGGGGCCAGCCCCCATCGCGACGGTGGAGCTAACGGTTCCGCTTGGGTCATTGGAGTGGGTCTTGGTTGCCCCTTTTGAGCCGAAGCCTTTGAATTTTGAGCTGCAACCGGAGCAAGATGTTTCGCAAACTCCCTAG
- the mreD gene encoding rod shape-determining protein MreD yields MFRKLPRGALPWINALVTLGSLLLCTQLLLLRIPGMTILGFSPQWLLMWVIAWSVKREMIYALLGAIAAAWIHDSLMVTALPSHLPGFVVVAYFVSRWRQQRYLQEDFIILALLVFVMTLAAEVIMAFQYLLWGLGSPGMIWGELQRIGLATAILSSLWAPLLCTPLVRWWDYVRMLDRQ; encoded by the coding sequence ATGTTTCGCAAACTCCCTAGAGGGGCCTTGCCCTGGATAAATGCTTTGGTGACCCTTGGCTCACTGCTGCTGTGTACCCAGCTCTTGTTACTCCGCATCCCTGGGATGACGATTCTGGGTTTTAGTCCCCAGTGGCTCTTGATGTGGGTGATTGCTTGGAGTGTGAAGCGGGAGATGATTTATGCCCTCTTGGGGGCGATCGCCGCTGCTTGGATCCATGACAGTTTAATGGTCACTGCCTTGCCCTCCCATCTCCCAGGCTTCGTGGTAGTCGCCTATTTTGTGTCCCGCTGGCGACAACAACGCTATCTCCAAGAAGACTTTATTATCCTGGCGCTGCTGGTTTTTGTGATGACCCTAGCTGCAGAAGTGATTATGGCGTTTCAATATCTGCTTTGGGGATTGGGTTCTCCGGGGATGATCTGGGGTGAACTGCAACGGATCGGCCTAGCGACGGCGATTTTGAGCAGCCTATGGGCACCGCTGCTTTGTACGCCCCTAGTGCGTTGGTGGGATTATGTGAGAATGCTCGACAGGCAGTAG